DNA from Actinomyces sp. oral taxon 897:
CTCGCGCTGCTCCAGGGGGTCGGTGAGCTCGGAGTAGGCGGTGCCCAGCTCGGCGCCCCAGGCCACCAGGTCCCAGCGCTCGGCCAGGCGCGGGTCCCGGCGGTGGTGGCGGGTCAGGGGCGAGGTCTCCACCGGGAAGTCGGTGTAGAAGGTGGGCACCAGGGTGCGGGCCTCGACCAGCTCGTCGTACAGGACACCGACCAGGTCCCCGGCACCGGCGCCCGCGGGGGCGTCCAGGTCCAGGTCGGACACGATCCGGGCCAGCTCGGGGACCGGGGTGTCCACGCCGACCGGCTGGCCCAGGGCCGCCGAGACCGCCTCGTGGACGCTCACCACCGGCCAGTCCCCGGAGATGTCCACCCCCACGTAGTCCACCCCGTGGCGGCGGGTGACGACCTGGGCCCCCTGCGTGCCGGGGCTGCCGGCCGGGCGCAGCGCGATGGGGGCGCCGTGGACGGCGGTGGCGGCCTGCTGGATGAGCTCCTGGGCCAGGCGGCGCATGGTGTGGTAGTCCCCGTGGGCCACGTAGGCCTCCAGGGAGGTGAACTCGGGGTTGTGGGTGGAGTCCACGCCCTCGTTGCGGAAGTTGCGGCCGACCTCGAAGACCGCCTCCATGCCCGCCACCGCCAGGCGCTTGAGGTAGAGCTCGGGGGCGATGCGCAGGAACACCTCGGCGTCGTAGGCGTTGAGGTGGGTGACGAAGGGGCGGGCGTTGGCCCCGCCGTGGACGGCCTGGAGGATGGGGGTCTCCACCTCCGTGTAGCCAGCCTGCCCCAGGGTGGCGCGCAGGGAGGCCACCACGGCGGAGCGCTGGCTCAGCAGGGCCAGGGCCTCGGGGTCGCCCAGGAGCTGGGCGGTGCGGGAGGCCGACGCCGGCACCGGGCTGCGGCGGTGGCCCTGGCCGTCGGGCCGGGGGCGGGGCAGCCCGCACAGGGCCTTGGACAGGATGGTCCAGCTGCTCACGGCCAGGCTGGGCTCCCCGGTACGGGTCAGGACCGCGGTGCCCTCGGCCACCAGGATGTCGCCGCGGCTCATGTCCCTGCGCCAGGTGGGCAGGTCCACCACGGAGGCGTCCAGGAGGAGCTGGAGGCTGTCGTCGCCACGGACCAGGTCGACGAAGACCACGCCGCCGTGGTCGCGCTCCAGGCCCACGCGCCCCTCCACCCGCAGGCGGGGGCCGTCCCCGGCGTGGGCGGCCGGGGTGCCGACCTGCTGCGCCCAGGCGGACACCCGGGCGCGGGCCTGGGCGGGGTGGAGGCCGGGGGCGACCCCCACCGGGTAGGCGTCCACGCCGCGCCGGGTCAGGTCCTCCAGGGCCGCGCGGCGCTGGCGCTCCTCGTAGGGCAGGCGCCGGGCGGGCATGAGGGCCCTGACGTGCTCGGCGACCTGCTCGGCCACGGCGCGCACGTAGTCCTCCCCCGTCAGGTCGGTGCTGACGGGGGTGTTGCGCAGGGACCACCAGCGGGGTACCGGGACGAACCCCTCCAGGACCCCGGCGGCCAGGGCGACCTGGACGAACTGGGTGGCGTCCATAAAGCACATGTACCGGGGGCTCCAGGTGGGACCGTACTTGGCGTTGGACTCGTAGAGCTGCTCGAGCTGCCAGAAGCGGGAGGCCAGGCGCATGACCTTGGCCAGGGCGCGGGCGGTCAGGGAGGCGTCGACCGCGAGCCCGTCCACGAAGATGGAGCGGAACATGGCGAAGTTCAGGGAGACGACGTCAATGCCCATGCCCGGGCCCTCGGTGAGCAGGGCGGTGACCATGGCCTCGTTGACCCCGTTGGTGGCCGTGGGGCTGCGGCGCATGACGTCCAGGGAGGCACCGCGCATGCCCCAGGGGCTGAAGCCCAGGAGCGCCTCGGGGTTGCCGTCCACGTCCTTGACCGTGACCACCACCTCGCGCTCGTCGACGTCGGCCAGGGTGCGGTCCAGGGCCATGGAGAAGCCGCGCTCCTCCCCGTTGCGCCAGTCGTCGGCGGCGCGGCGCAGCTGCTCGCGCTCCTCGTGGATAATGTCACCCAGGCGGCGGACCTCCACGGTGGCGCCCGAGGAGCGCACCCGGCGGACCGCCTTGGCCACGGCGGGGTGGGCGCGCAGGTCGAAGTTGGCGGCCTTGACAATGGCCTCGTCACCCATGCGCCGGGCGCTCAGGCCCGCCTCCTTGTAGGCCCGGGCCCCCTCCTCCCCCGCTGAGATGACCGCCGGGATCCAGCCGTAGTCGCGGCACTCCTCCAGCCAGGCCAGGATGGCCCCCTCCCAGGAGGAGCGGCGCCCCAGCGGGTCGCCCGCCGCCAGGGCCACCCCCATGGTGACCCCGAAGGAGACCGCCGCCCTGCCGTCGGGGGAGAAGGAGGTCAGGCGGTCGGCGCGGGTGGCGAAGTAGCCCAGGGAGTCCCCGTCGTCCTCCAGCAGCAGGGCCCGTACCCGCAGGTCCGAGCCGGGCACGGGGGGCCGCCGGGCCGAGCGCAGGAAGACCCCCACCGCCGCCAGGGCCACGCAGGCGGCCAGGAAGGACAGCAGGAAGGAGGCCCACCTGGGGCCGTTGTAGGGGACGTGGCCGAAGGCCTTGGCCAGGTCGGTGCCCATGATCCTGGAGAGCACCCACCACACGCGCTCGTCGAAGTCCAGGTGCAGGCGGCGCATGGGGGCCAGCAGCCCCAGGCCCACCACCGTGACCGAGGCGAAGCCCACCACGAGGACCGCCAGGGCCTGTATCCAGGCGCCGGGCACCAGGCGCCCCGGGAAGGCTGAGCGGGACAGCAGGAGGATGATGAGGACCAGGATGGAGCCGGGGAGCATAATCCCCAGCTCGTTCCAGTCCGCGGGCCTGAACTCGTGGTCACGCAGGAGCACGTAGGACGGGACGGCCAGGCCCACGATATTGACGACCTGGAGTATGACTGCCAGCCACCAGGCCATGTACTTGCGCCGCAGCGCCGTGGCCGCCCACACGTAGAGGAAGACGGTGATGAACAGGGAGGCGCCGACGGGCACCCCCAGCCACCCGAAGGGCTCGAGCAGGGCGTCGTAGCCCTCCCACCGCCGCAGCCCCGCCCACCCGATGAGGCACAGGAAGGCGTCCAGCTGGAGGACCTTGGCCATGACGTTGGGGACCACGTCCACCCAGGTACGGGTCAGGGGCCCCATACGCCGTCGGGCCGGGCGCGTGGGTGAGCTGGGTGCAGGTGTCGGGGTCGTACTCACGACAGGGCATTCTTCCCTGGTCAGGGGCTGGGCGCATCATTCGCAGGGAGGAGAAGCGCGCCCTGGACCGGTGGGCTCAGGCCTCGATGACCACGGGCACGATCATGGGCCGGCGCCTCAGGCGCCGTCCCACCCAGCGCCCCAGGGTGCGGCGCATGACCTGGGCCAGGGAGTGGGAGTCGGCCTTGCCCCCCTTGAGGGCCTGCGCCAGGGCGTTGGTGACGTCGGGGAGGACCTCGTCGAACACGGAGTCGTCCTCGGCCATGCCCCGGGCCTGGATGTGGGGGCCAGCCAGGATGGTGCCGGTCTTGGTCTCCACCACGGCGTAGACGGAGACGAAGCCCTCCTCGGCCAGGATACGGCGGTCCTTGAGCTCGGTCTCGTCGATCTCCCCCACGCTGGAGCCGTCCACGTAGACGTAGCCCACGCTGACCTGCCCGGAGATGCGGGCGGTGTGGGCGGCCAGGTCCACGGTGACCCCGTCCTCGCACAGCATGACCCGCTCGGGGGCGATGCCGGTCTTGACGGCCAGGGCGCCGTTGGCCACCAGGTGGCGGATCTCCCCGTGGACGGGCATGACGTTGGCGGGCTGGACGATGTTGTAGACGTGCAGGAGCTCCTCGCTCGAGGCGTGGCCGGAGACGTGGACCTTGGCGTTGCCCTGGTGGACCACCCGCGCCCCCAGGCGCATGAGCTGGTTGATGACCCGGTAGACGGAGTTCTCGTTGCCGGGGATGAGGGAGGAGGCGAAGACGACGGTGTCCCCCGGCTCCACGGTCACGCTGCGGTGCTCGCCGTGGGCCATGCGGCTCAGGGCCGCCATGGGCTCCCCCTGGCTCCCGGTGACCATGAGGACCCGCTCGTCGGGGGGCAGGGAGGTGACCTCGCGGGCGTCGATGAGGACGCCGTCGGGCACCTTGAGGTAGCCACGCTCGGCGGCGATGCCCATATTGCGCACCATGGAGCGCCCAATGAGGGCCACCCGGCGCCCGTGGAGGGCGGCGGCGTCGAGGACCTGCTGGACCCGGTGGACGTGGCTGGAGAAGGAGGCCACCACGATCTGGCCGCCGGACTCGGCGAAGACGTTGTCCAGCACCGGGCCGATCTGCCCCTCGTGGCCGATCATGCCGGGGACCTCGGCGTTGGTGGAGTCCACGCAGAACAGGTCCACCCCCTCCTGCCCGAACCGGGCGAAGGAGCGCAGGTCGGTAATGCGCCCGTCAATGGGCAGGGAGTCCATCTTGAAGTCGCCGGTGACCAGGACGTTTCCGGCGCGGGTGCGGATCATGGCGGCCATGGCGTCGGGGATGGAGTGGTTGACGGCCACGAACTCGACGTCGAAGGGGCCGTAGACCACCCGCTCGTACTCCACGACCTGGCGTAGCACGGGGCGGATACGGTGCTCCTTGAGCTTGGCGTCCACGAAGGCCAGGGTCAGCTCGCTGCCCACCAGGGGGATGTCGGGGCGCAGGCGCAGCAGGTAGGGCACGCCGCCGATGTGGTCCTCGTGCCCGTGGGTCAGCACCAGGGCCACGACGTCGTCGAGCCGGTCCCGGATGGGCTCGAAGTCGGGCAGGATGAGGTCGACGCCGGGCTGGTTCTCCTCGGGGAACAGGACGCCGCAGTCCACAATGAGGAGCTTGCCGTCCACCTCGAAGACAGTCATATTGCGGCCGACCTCGCCCAGGCCACCCAGGGGGGTGACGCGCATGGCGCCGTCGGCAAGGGGGCTGGGGGGCTTGAGCGTCTCGAACGTCGTCACGGAGCTGAGTCTAGCGGGGCCGGGGAGTGCGGGCCGCCAGCTGCCTACCGGGGGGCGGACGGGTCCACCCAGGCGGGCCGGGGCAGGTAGGTCCACCCGGGCGGGGCCGAGGCCGACGTCTCCCGGGCGAGGGCCGACGGCAGTCTGCCGGGGGCTACCCTAGAGGCCCATGAGGTCTTTCAGCCGCCGTCAGGTCCTTCGCACCAGCGCCGTCGGGGCGGCCGGTGCGGCTGCGGGCGGGGCGGCCGGGGTGGTGGGAGGCAGGGTGCTGGCGCAGCGCCGCTCCCCCACGGACCGGGTGGCCCCGCGCCCGGTGGCACCGGGGTACCTGGGGGCGCGCACCGTGTTCCAGGCCTCACCGGGCTCGGGCGCGGTGGCCCTGACCTTTGACGACGGCCCCGGGGAGTTCACGCCCCTGGTGCTGGACCTGCTGGACGAGGCCGGGATCCCGGCGACCTTCTTCCTGCTGGGCACCAGCGCCTCCGCCCACCCGGACCTGGTGGCCCGTGAGGCGGGCGCGGGGCACGAGGTCGCCGTCCACGGCTGGGACCACCAGGACGTGTACTCCAAGGAGTACGACCAGCTCGGTGACGAGATCGACCGCACGATGTCGGCCATCACCTCCGCGGGCGCCCCCGCGCCCCGTCTGTGGCGGCCCCCCTACGGGCGCGTGGACGCCCCGGCGCTCATGGTGGCGGCGAGCCGGGGGCTGGACGTGGTCCTGTGGGGCCACCACACCCCGGACGTGGCCACCGCCCAGGGCCTGGTGGGCAGCGTGGGGGCGGGTGGGATCATTCTCAGCCACGACGCGCGCAGCCAGCCCACCGAGGCGCTCGTGCGGGCGGTGGTGGCCGCCGCGGCGGCCGTCAGGGACCAGGGGCTGGCCCTGGTGACAGTCTCGGAGCTGCTGAGGCTGGACGCGGCCGCGTCGTCCTAGGCACCCGGTGGCTGGCGGACTGGCCTGGTGGGCGCGGGGCCCGACAGGGTGGCTGCGCGTGAGGTACGTGGTACCCCCAGCCGGATTTGAACCGGCGCTGCCGCCGTGAGAGGGCGGTGTCCTGGGCCGCTAGACGATGGGGGCGTAGATCCTGAGGATCCTTGACTTAAGGTCCGGGACATCCCGGCTCCGTACCCCCAGCCGGATTTGAACCGGCGCTGCCGCCGTGAGAGGGCGGTGTCCTGGGCCGCTAGACGATGGGGGCCCACGGGCTCAGCGGGTTAGGACCCGCCTGGCCAGTACCCCCAGCCGGATTTGAACCGGCGCTGCCGCCGTGAGAGGGCGGTGTCCTGGGCCGCTAGACGATGGGGGCGCGGAGCTTTCCTCCTGCGGAGGGAAGTCCCTGATTAAGGAGTTCCCTCCTCGCTGGGGTACCAGGACTCGAACCTAGAATGGATGAACCAGAATCACCAGTGTTGCCAATTACACCATACCCCATGGGCTGTGTCCCGGAACGAGGACCGTCCGGAGCAGCGGGAAGTACTCTACGCAGGCACCCGCGCCCCTGACAAATCCCTGGTGCGTGAGTACAGCCACAGTCGTGCCGCGCCCGCCCGCGCCGCCGGGCGCCGCCAGCGGTCAGGACCCCGTGGTCAAAGCCCGGCAGTCAGGACCCGGTAGTCAGGGACCGGCGCAGGCTCAGCCCGGGCGGACACGCACTCCTGACCCAGCGCGCCCGCCACCACCTCACCGTGCAGGCTCAGCCCAGGCGGGCGCGCAGGGAGCGCAGGCGGGCCAGGGAGCTGACGGCCCCCAGGATCTCCATGGACTCGAACAGCGGCGGGGAGACCTGGCGGCCGGTGACGGCCACGCGCAGGGGCCCGAAGGCCAGGCGCGGCTTTATGCCCAGGCCCTCCACAATGGCGGCGCGCAGGACCTCCTCCAGCCGCGCCGTCGTCCACTCCCGGTCCCCCAGGGGCTCCAGGGCGCTGAGCGCGGCGTCCAGGACCGCCGGGGCGGAGTCCCTGAGCCTGGCCACGGCCTTCTCCTCGAGCTGGAGGGCGTCGTCGGGCACGAGCAGGAAGCCGAGCATGTCGCGCCCCTGGCCCAGGAGCTGGACGCGGGTCTGGACCAGGGGGGCGGCGGCGGTGAGGATCTCCTGCTCCCGGGCGGTCAGGGCCCCGAAGGTGGTGGCGCTCACCAGGGGGCGGGGCACCCAGTGCGGGTCAGCCGGGTCGGGGTAGACGTCGGCGAGGTAGGGCACCAGGCGGTCGCGGAAGTCCTGCGGCTCAAGGAGCCGGATGTGCTCGGCGTTAATGGCCTCGCACTTGACGGGGTCGAAGCGGGCCGGGTTGGGGTTGACGTCGGTCACCTCAAAGGCCTCGACCATGTCCGCGGGGCTGAAGACGTCCTGGTCCCTGGACAGGGACCAGCCCAGCAGGGCCAGGTAGTTGATCAGCCCCTCGGGGAGCATGCCGCGGTGGCGGTGGATGAGCAGGTTGGACTGCGGGTCGCGCTTGGACAGCTTCCTGTTGCCCTCCCCCATGACGTAGGGCAGGTGGCCGAACCGCGGCACCGCGCTGGCGCGGCCGATCTGCGTCAGCGCCCGGTACAGGGCGATCTGGCGCGGCGTGGAGGACAGCAGGTCCTCCCCGCGCAGCACGTGGGTGATCCCCATGGCGGCGTCGTCCACCGGGTTGACCAGCGTGTAGAGGGGGTCCCCGCCTGCGCGCACGACGACGTAGTCGGGGACCGAGCCGGCCCTGAAGGTGATGGGGCCGCGCACCAGGTCGGTGAAGGTGATGTCCTCATCCGGCATGCGCATGCGCAGGACGGGGCGGCGGCCCTCGGCCCGGTAGGCGGCCTTCTGGGCCTCGGTCAGGTCCCGGTCGTAGCCGTCGTAGCCGAGCTTGGGGTCCTCGCCCCGGGCCCGGTGACGGGCCTCGACCTCCTCGGGGGTGGAGAAGGACTCGTACAGGTACCCGGCCTGGAGCAGCTCGGCGGCGACCTGCCGGTAGAGGTCCATGCGCTGGGACTGGCGGTAGGGCTCGTGGGGGCCGCCGACACCCACGCCCTCGTCCCAGTCCAGGCCCAGCCAGGTCAGGGAGTCGATAATGGCCTTAAAGGACTCCTCGGAGTCGCGGGCGGCGTCGGTGTCCTCGATGCGGAAGACGAAGGTGCCCCCGGTGTGGCGGGCCCAGGCCCAGTTGAACAGGCAGGTACGCACCATGCCCACGTGGGGGGTGCCGGTTGGCGAGGGGCAGAAGCGCACGCGCACGGGCGAGGACCCGGGTGCCGGGAGGGGCGTGCGGGCCGGGGCGTCGGGGCGGGAGACGGCGGTGTTGTCAGGAGTGTCAGGCATGATGGGCCCAGCGTAGCGCCAGGGACCGCTTGCACCATTGCCAGCCGACGTGGCAGCGCTTACCATGGCCTACCGTAGGCCTGGCTGTGGTCCAGATCTCGACCGCTCCCCCGCCTGCTCCGTCCTCCACCGGGCGTCCCCGCTCCCGCGTGACGCCGACCTCGACCACCTGCCAGTCCGATCCCGGAGGTAGCCATGTCCCCGACCCCACGCCCGTCCCCCGGTCCCCGCCCGTCCCGACCCGCCCGCAGGCTCGCCCTGGCCGCCGGCCTCAGCCTGGCGCTGGCGCTGCCCACCCTGACCGCCTGCGGCAGCCAGGAGCCCTCGGCCGCCTCCCCCTCCCCTGCCCCCGCACCGACCTCCTCCAGCCCGGCCGCCAGCACCCGGCCCCCGGGGGACGTCGACGGCGCCCCGTACTGGAGCGTCCCCACGGACGTGCCCGGGTGGAGCGTCAGGACCATGGACCAGGACGGCAAGAACCAGCTGGGCAACGCCGTCGGGTGCCTGTTCACCACCTCCCAGGACGCCTACCAGACCAGCGGCCGTACCGACCGCGAGGAGACCGACCTCCAGGCCGAGAAGACCACCCACTCCTACGAGGGCTCCAAGGTCACCAACGTCTCCTTCAGCCCCGCGCAGGACGACCTCACCGCCGTTAAGAACGGGGCGGGCAACGCCATTGAGACCAGGCACCTGGAGTGGACCTACACCGGCGCCGACCAGCAGGACTACCGGGGCACCATGTACCTGCGGGTCTTCACCACCACGCACGTGCCGGTGCTCATGCGGGTCATGTACGCCTGCCCCGCCGGCGCCTACTCCGCCACGGAGCTGGAGACGCTCATGAAGGGCACCGCCCTGAACGACCCCGGTCCGGCGGACATGGACGGCTGAGGCCCCGCGGTGCCTAGACTGCGGGGGTGACCGCCTCCGCCGCCCACGCCCTGACCGCCTCCTGGGACGCCCTGACCCCGGAGGTCATGCGCGCACGCGGCAGCCTGAAGTGGGTGCGCTACCCCGAGGCGATCGGGGCGTGGGTGGCGGAGATGGACCTGGGGACCGCCCCCGCCGTCACCGAGGTCCTCCAGCGCGCCGTCCAGGACGCCTCCCTGGGCTACACCCCCGACCACCTGGCCCGGGCCGTCCGCCAGGAGGTGGCCCGCTACCAGCAGCAGGCCTTCGGCTGGGAGGTGGCCGAACCGGACGTCTCCCTGGCCCCTGACGTGCTGTCGGTCCTCATGACGCTCATTACCCGGCACACCCGGCCGGGCTCGCCCGTCATCGTGCCCACGCCCGCCTACATGCCCTTCCTGTCCATCCCCGGGGTAGTGGGCCGCGACTGCCTCCAGGTGCGTGCGCTACGGGGCCGTGACGCCTGCGGGCACCCCACCTGGGAGCTGGACCTGGAGGGTATTGAGGCCGCCATGGCCAGCGGCGGGGGCCTGCTGGTCCTGTGCAACCCGTGGAACCCGGTGGGCCGCGTCCTGTCCCTTTCCGAGCTCGACGCCGTCGCCGCGCTCTCGGCCCGCTACGGGGTGCCGGTCTTCGCCGACGAGATCCACGCCATGCTGGTGATCGACCCGGGTGCCACCCACACCCCCTACGCCTGCCGTCCCGGGGCGGACCCGGCCCTGACCTTCACGGCCACCTCGGTCTCCAAGGCCTTCAACGTCCCCGGCCTGCGCTGCGCCCAGCTCATTGCCACCGGGCCGGGCAGGGCAGCCTGGGACGCCGACGGACCCAGCCGGTGGCTCTCCCACGAGGCGACCCTCCTGGGCGTCCAGGCCGCCGTCGCCGCCCTGCGCCGGGGGCTGGGCTGGCTGGAGACCGTGCGCGCCTACCTGTGGGGCACCGCCGGGCAGGTGGCGCACGACCTGGAGCAGGTGCCGGGCCTGGAGCTGACGGTGCCCAGCGGCTCCTACCTGGCCTGGCTGGACTGCTCGGGGCTGGAGGGCGCCGCCCTGGAGGCGGCCGGATCGCCGGCACGCTACCTCCTGGGCGCGGGCGTGGCCATGAACGACGGCGCCGCCTTCGGGGCGGGGTACGAGCGCTTCTGCCGCCTCAACCTGGCCATGGGCCGGGGCGTGGCCGCGCAGGCCACCGCCCGTATTGCCCAGGCGGTGGCGGACCTGGGCTGAACCGGCCCCGGGCCACTGGGAGCAGGGTCGGACCACCAGGGCCACGGACCTCAGCCCGCCCAGGACCACCGGGACCAGCGCCCGCGAGCGCCCGAGGCCGCCTCAGCGCGGGCGGCACCATCGACCTCGACCCGGTCCGGGGCCGCCTTCTACGCCTCCGGCAGGTGGCGGACCCGGCCCTGGGCCACTGGGAGTAGCGCCCGCGAGGGCCCGGGCCGCCCTAGCGCCGCACCACGGGGTTGGAGAAGGCGCCGACCCCCTCCACGCAGACCTCCACCCGCTGTCCGGGGCGGATCTGCCCCGCGCCCGCGGGGGTGCCGGTCAGGATGACGTCCCCGGGCAGGAGGGTGAAGACGCTGGAGATGTAGGCAATGAGCTCGGGCACGCCCCGGACCATGTCGCTGGTGCTCCCCTGCTGGACCAGCGTCCCGTCCAGGCGGGTGCGCACCACGGCGTCAGCGGGGTCGAAGGCGCCGGCCGCCCCCCGCTCGGGGATCTCGATCCAGGGGCCCAGGGGGCAGGCGGTGTCGAAGGCCTTGGCCCGCACCCACTGGGTCTCGCCGGGCTGGCGGTCGCGGGCGGAGACGTCGTTGGCCACCGTGTAGCCCAGGACGACGGAGGCCGCCCGCTCGGTGGGGACGTCCTTGGCCAGGGTCCGTACGACGACGGCGAGCTCGGCCTCGTAGTAGACCTCATCGCTCCAGGGAGGCAGGACGATCGGGACGTCGGGGCCGATGACCGAGGTGTTGGGCTTGAGGAAGAGGGTAGGGAGCTCGTCCCGGCCCGACGCCGTCGCACCCGTCCCCCTGGCGTGGGCGGCGTAGTTCCCGCCCACGCCCACCACCTTGGAGCGGGGGATGACCGGGGACAGGAGCCGGGCCTCCTTCAGCGGCACGACCTCGCCGGTGGCCTTGGGCACGGAGAAGAGGGGGTCACCCTTGAGCACCAGGAGGTAGCCCTCCGACTCCCCGGTGGGGGCCGCCTCGTCCGCGGGCAGGCCCTGGACGATGCCGTAGCGGGGCTCGTCCCCCGTGGTGAAACGTGCGATCTTCATGGCCGTCACCCTAGCCCCGTCAGGCTCCGTCCCCGGGTCCTGACACGGTGCGACGCGCGCCTCTCGCGGTGAGGCGGGACCACGCCGCGGGGTACCGGCACCCGCGGACCCGCTGGCGCTCGCGGACCCACCGGTGCCCCGCCACCGGCGCCTCCCACAGCTCCGGACCCACGCCACGCCGCCGCGGCCCCACCGGCGCGCCCGTGGGATCACTGGCGCACCCCGGGATCAGGATCACTGGCACACCCTGCCACTGGCGCCGGCAGTCGCGGACAGGGCCGGTGGCGGGGCGGCCGGAGGGCTACCTGACGACCTCGGCGCCCTCGGCGACCACCTCGCGGACTGCCGGGGCCCCGGCGTGGGCGGCGCCGTCGAGGCTCCACACGTCCCCGGGGAGCTCACCGGGCATGCAGGGGTTGGCGGTGGACACGAACACGATCTCGTCCTGCAGGCCGGCGCGCACGGCCCGGTTCTGGGCCTCCCAGTCGCGCAGTGCCCCCAGGGCCCACTTACCCAGCAGGGTAATGGCCACGATATTAATGATCGCCATGAGGCCCATGGCAATGTCGGAGAGGTTCCACACGAAGTTCAGCGAGGCCATGGAGCCCACGGCCGTGGCTACCAGGATCATAAAGCGCAGCCAGGTGTGGTCCTTGTTGCTGCCGCGCAGGAAGTCCACGTTGATCTCGGCGTAGGTGAAGTTGCCCAGCAGCGAGGAGTAGGCGAAGACGAAGACGATCAGCACCATGAGGGTGGAGGCCCACGGGCCCAGGACGCTGGCCACCGAGTCGGAGGTCAGTGACGAGGCGGCGGCCTTGGCGGCCGCGGCGGCCTCGGGGCTGGACAGGGCCCGCACCGGGTCGTAGACCCCGGAGAGCAGCACAATGAGGGCGGTGGCGGTGCACACGATGATCGTGTCCACGAACACGCCCATGGACTGGATAAAGCCCTGGTTGACCGGGTGGGAGGTGGTGGCGGTGGCGGCGACGTTGGGCACCGACCCCTCACCGGCCTCGTTGGAGAACAGCCCCCGCTTGACGCCGTTGAGCACGGCTGCGTAGAGGCCGCCGCCAATACCGTAGAAGGCGGACTTGAGACCGAAGGCGCCCTGGAAGATCTGCGCCAGGGCCTCGGGGATGCGCTCGACCTGCACGGCCAGCACGGCCAGGGCCAGCAGCGCGTACGCCAGCGCCATGAGCGGGGCCACCCACTCGGCTATGCGCGCCACCCGGCGGATGCCCTTGAAGATAATGGGGGCGGTCAGGACCAGCAGGCCCACGGCGGTGACCCACTTGGGCATCTTGTAGGTGTCGTAGAGGATGGAGGAGATGGCGTTGGCCTGGGTGGCCTCGTAGGCAAAGCCGAAGACGAAGGTGATGACGACGGCGAAGATCCCGGCCCAGGTCCGGGAGCCCAGGCCGCGGGAGATGTAGTAGGCGGGCCCGCCCCGGAAGGAGCCGTCACCGGCGGGGACCTTGTAGAGCTGGGCCAGGGTGGACTCCACGAACCCGGTGGCCATGCCCAGCAGCGCCACGACCCACATCCAGAACACGGCCCCGGGCCCGCCCATGGTGATGGCAATGGCCACGCCGATAATGTTGCCTGTGCCCACGCGCGAGGCAATGCCCACGGCGAAGGCCTGGAAGGACGATATGCCCTCCCGGGACCCGCCGCGCGAGCCCAGGATGGTCACGAGCATGTTACGCAGGTGGCGCACCTGGACGCCGCGGGTGCGTACGGTGAAGTAGACGCCGGCGGCTATGAGCAGCCAGGCCAGCAGCCCGCCGTAGAACCTGTCGCCGACGTCGCCCAGCAGGGCGGTGGCACGGGTGAGCAGGTCGTCGTTGGCAGCGGGC
Protein-coding regions in this window:
- a CDS encoding alanine/glycine:cation symporter family protein; translated protein: MHPGSLTSPLIAPAANDDLLTRATALLGDVGDRFYGGLLAWLLIAAGVYFTVRTRGVQVRHLRNMLVTILGSRGGSREGISSFQAFAVGIASRVGTGNIIGVAIAITMGGPGAVFWMWVVALLGMATGFVESTLAQLYKVPAGDGSFRGGPAYYISRGLGSRTWAGIFAVVITFVFGFAYEATQANAISSILYDTYKMPKWVTAVGLLVLTAPIIFKGIRRVARIAEWVAPLMALAYALLALAVLAVQVERIPEALAQIFQGAFGLKSAFYGIGGGLYAAVLNGVKRGLFSNEAGEGSVPNVAATATTSHPVNQGFIQSMGVFVDTIIVCTATALIVLLSGVYDPVRALSSPEAAAAAKAAASSLTSDSVASVLGPWASTLMVLIVFVFAYSSLLGNFTYAEINVDFLRGSNKDHTWLRFMILVATAVGSMASLNFVWNLSDIAMGLMAIINIVAITLLGKWALGALRDWEAQNRAVRAGLQDEIVFVSTANPCMPGELPGDVWSLDGAAHAGAPAVREVVAEGAEVVR
- a CDS encoding fumarylacetoacetate hydrolase family protein gives rise to the protein MKIARFTTGDEPRYGIVQGLPADEAAPTGESEGYLLVLKGDPLFSVPKATGEVVPLKEARLLSPVIPRSKVVGVGGNYAAHARGTGATASGRDELPTLFLKPNTSVIGPDVPIVLPPWSDEVYYEAELAVVVRTLAKDVPTERAASVVLGYTVANDVSARDRQPGETQWVRAKAFDTACPLGPWIEIPERGAAGAFDPADAVVRTRLDGTLVQQGSTSDMVRGVPELIAYISSVFTLLPGDVILTGTPAGAGQIRPGQRVEVCVEGVGAFSNPVVRR
- a CDS encoding MalY/PatB family protein gives rise to the protein MTASAAHALTASWDALTPEVMRARGSLKWVRYPEAIGAWVAEMDLGTAPAVTEVLQRAVQDASLGYTPDHLARAVRQEVARYQQQAFGWEVAEPDVSLAPDVLSVLMTLITRHTRPGSPVIVPTPAYMPFLSIPGVVGRDCLQVRALRGRDACGHPTWELDLEGIEAAMASGGGLLVLCNPWNPVGRVLSLSELDAVAALSARYGVPVFADEIHAMLVIDPGATHTPYACRPGADPALTFTATSVSKAFNVPGLRCAQLIATGPGRAAWDADGPSRWLSHEATLLGVQAAVAALRRGLGWLETVRAYLWGTAGQVAHDLEQVPGLELTVPSGSYLAWLDCSGLEGAALEAAGSPARYLLGAGVAMNDGAAFGAGYERFCRLNLAMGRGVAAQATARIAQAVADLG